TCGCGCCGGTGGGACAGGTTTTTCTGCGCTTAATTCAATTTGTGGTGGTTCCGATCGTTTTTTCTTCTCTTATTTTAGGATTAACCCGGGTACAGAATGCGGCGCGGATCGGTAGATATTTACTCAGATTGATGACTGGCTATCTGCTAACCAGTACACTTGCTCTGTTAATCGGCATGGCCACGGCGTTGTTATTAAAACCGGGGATAGGTTTAGAGGGATTTGCCACTAATGCCGCCATGACCACCAATACACCAGTATCCTTGAGAGATTGGCTGATTAGCTTAATCCCGGTTAATCCCCTAGAAGCTCTTACCGGGGGCAATCTTTTACAGGTAATCGTGACGGGAGTTTTATTTAGTATCGGCATCGGACTGGCCAAAGAGGGGGCAAAACCTTTTATTCTCTTGATAGACAGTCTTTATCTAATCAGCGAGAGAATCCTATCGGTGATTCTTTATCTAGCACCTGTGGGGGTATTTGCCCTGATTGCTTCGGTTATCGCCACCCAGGGATTAGAATTAGTGGCGAGACTTTTTTTCTATGTTTTTGGTCTGTTTTTGGCCAGCGCCTTGATGATTGGGGTGTATGTTTTGCTCCTTTTTGCCCTCAAAGGAGAACCTCGACGCTTTTTTAGCTCTTTATCGGAATCTTTATCCTTAGCTTTCGGTACTGCTAGTTCTAACGCCGCTTTACCCGTGGTTTTGCGGGAAATTCAAGAATACGGTTTACCCGAAGATATCGCCAGTTTCGCTATTCCCTTGGGAACGGTACTAAAACGCGATGGTTCGGCAATTTTACAGGGATTTAATGCTCTTTTTATCGCTCAGGTTTACGGAGTTCCTTTAAGTCCCTCTTTGTTATTAGCGATCGCATTGAGTGGTTTATTGGTTTCTTTTAGTACCCCGGGGGTCCCCGGCAGCGCATTAATTACCATGACTACCGTATTATCGGCAGCGGGTTTACCCTTAGAGGGAGTAGCTTTAGTCGCGGGGGTCGATCGCTTGACCGATGGCTTTAAAACCGTGTTAAATGTGATCGGTAATACAGTTAATGCCATCCTGCTCAATTACTGGGAATTAGGAGAAAAGGAAAAATCCCTAGAATCAAAAAACTAGCCTCACTAGACTGCGGCAGGACCCTAGTAGAAGTTAGACAAGGGGCAAAGTTTAATAGGGAATAACTGAATAGGCTGCCAGCTTGTTAGAGTATTGAGAGTAATTTTGAGCGAGCGATGATACTACAGCCTTTCCTTTCTTCCGCTTGGAGTTTTAATCTTCCCCTGTTAGCCTCGGCAGCTACAGCCGAAACTGCCGATAGTGCCTTAGTTTTAGCCTGCGTGCTGCTGAGTTTGACCGTTATTTATTTCGCCTGTAAACTGGGGGGGGAAATATGCGTCCGATTCAACTTGCCTCCCGTGTTAGGAGAATTAGTCGGTGGCGTGATTATCGGGGTTTCTGCCCTAAAATTACTGGTTTTTCCAGAAGGGGGAGCGGGATTCGAGGATTCTCTGCTAATTCACTTCCTAGAATCCACTTCCCCCCTCACCCCGGAGCAATCTCCCGCCGTTTTTAGTGCTGCCAGTGAGGTGATTTCCGTCCTCTCGGAATTGGGGGTAATTATCCTGCTGTTCGAGATCGGTTTAGAATCAGACTTACAGGAATTAATTCGCGTCGGTCCACAGGCAGCTGCTGTCGCAGTGGTGGGGGTTGCGGTTCCCTTTTTGGTGGGTACTTTGGGTTTAATCTATATTTTCCATCTGGCCACCATTGCCGCTATTTTTGCCGGGGCAGCTTTAACCGCTACCAGTATCGGCATTACCGCCAAGGTTTTAGCAGAAATAGGGAAGTTATCGGCGAAAGAAGGTCAAATTATCATCGGGGCAGCGGTTCTCGATGATATTCTCGGTATTATCGTTCTCGCTGTCGTTGCTTCTTTGGTGAAGACCGGAGAAGTGCAAATTAGCAAAGTAATTTATCTAGTTATTAGTTCTAGTGCTTTTGTGATCGGGGCGATCCTGATCGGTCGTTTTTTAAGCCCCTTTTATGTTCAATTAGTTAATAGCATGAAAACTAGGGGACAATTGATCTTAGTTTCCCTGATTTTCGCCTTTATTCTTGCTTATATTGCCCAAGTTATCCAATTAGAAGCGATTCTCGGTTCCTTTGCTGCGGGCCTGGTCCTGGCGGAAACGGAAAAGCGCTCGGAATTGGCAGAACAAGTGTTCCCGATCGCCGATTTATTTGTACCGATATTTTTCGTCTGTGTGGGGGCAAAAACCGATTTAAGTGTGCTTAATCCCGCTATTCCTACCAATCGAGAAGGATTAGTCTTAGCGGCTTTCTTAATTGTCGTCGCTATTTTGGGTAAAGTGGTAACGGGGTTAGCCGTTTTCAGCAAGGAAAAACTCAATCGCTTGGCGATCGGAGTTGGCATGATTCCCCGGGGTGAAGTGGGTTTAGTCTTTGCCGGAGTCGGGGCCGCTAGTGGTGCTTTATCCCCCGCTACCGATGCGGCCGTTATTATGATGGTGATCTTGACTACCTTTATCGCTCCGCCCCTGTTAAGGTTAGTATTTAAAGAACCCACCACCAGTCCTCAAGAAACATAGCAGACCATGCCAACGTCCCATAAGCTTGTTTTTATTGATAGTCATTCTCAGAGCATTAACGGAGCTATGGATGGCCAAAAATCGACAAAATAGTCCATTTTTACCGAAAAAAGGTAATTGATAACTGAGCAACGGGAGCATCGATCGTGAGATTTCATTGGTTATTCCTAAGCGCATTAACTTGGTTGCTGGTGGCGGCCCCTGCTTGGGCGGGCAAGCTCGTCTTTTGGCGATTCGACACCAATGAGAATCGTCTGGTGTTCACCACCGACAATCGAGTGCAACCGCGAGCGCAAATGATCACTAACCCCACCAGGATCGTGATCGATCTGCCCGGGATCAAGTTAGGGCAACCCAATATTAACCGGCCCATTGGCAATATCGTCAGAAGTGTCCGTATTGGTCAATTTGATGCGGAAACTACCCGTTTAGTGATTGAATTAGCCCCCGGCTACACCTTTGATCCTCAACAGGTAAAAATTCGCGGAATTTCGCCCACCCAATGGACAGTGGAACTGCCAGATCCCCAACCGATTAGGGAGGAAACGCAACCACCCGTCACCCCTGACCCCACACCTACCCCCGATCGCGGTTCCACCCGTCCCACTCCCCCACCTCCAGTTAGCCAGACGGACAACAACGATGATTTTCAGGTCACTCGCAATGGTCTTTTTGTCCGTTTAGAGCAAAATGGTGATGATCGATCGATCCGCAGTCAACGCAGCCGCGACGGCAAAAAAATCGAATTTGAATTACCTGGGGCCACTTTACCCGGTAGTCTCACCGGTCAAACTATCCCTGTCAATCGCTATGGGGTCGGTGATATTCAATTC
This portion of the Microcystis aeruginosa NIES-2549 genome encodes:
- a CDS encoding dicarboxylate/amino acid:cation symporter encodes the protein MNLSNLILVALGAGIVFGALLNGFFPALILPLDDYILAPVGQVFLRLIQFVVVPIVFSSLILGLTRVQNAARIGRYLLRLMTGYLLTSTLALLIGMATALLLKPGIGLEGFATNAAMTTNTPVSLRDWLISLIPVNPLEALTGGNLLQVIVTGVLFSIGIGLAKEGAKPFILLIDSLYLISERILSVILYLAPVGVFALIASVIATQGLELVARLFFYVFGLFLASALMIGVYVLLLFALKGEPRRFFSSLSESLSLAFGTASSNAALPVVLREIQEYGLPEDIASFAIPLGTVLKRDGSAILQGFNALFIAQVYGVPLSPSLLLAIALSGLLVSFSTPGVPGSALITMTTVLSAAGLPLEGVALVAGVDRLTDGFKTVLNVIGNTVNAILLNYWELGEKEKSLESKN
- a CDS encoding cation:proton antiporter, giving the protein MILQPFLSSAWSFNLPLLASAATAETADSALVLACVLLSLTVIYFACKLGGEICVRFNLPPVLGELVGGVIIGVSALKLLVFPEGGAGFEDSLLIHFLESTSPLTPEQSPAVFSAASEVISVLSELGVIILLFEIGLESDLQELIRVGPQAAAVAVVGVAVPFLVGTLGLIYIFHLATIAAIFAGAALTATSIGITAKVLAEIGKLSAKEGQIIIGAAVLDDILGIIVLAVVASLVKTGEVQISKVIYLVISSSAFVIGAILIGRFLSPFYVQLVNSMKTRGQLILVSLIFAFILAYIAQVIQLEAILGSFAAGLVLAETEKRSELAEQVFPIADLFVPIFFVCVGAKTDLSVLNPAIPTNREGLVLAAFLIVVAILGKVVTGLAVFSKEKLNRLAIGVGMIPRGEVGLVFAGVGAASGALSPATDAAVIMMVILTTFIAPPLLRLVFKEPTTSPQET